In a genomic window of Demequina muriae:
- a CDS encoding DUF952 domain-containing protein, translating into MPLLHIAHRSDWEAAERSGSYEISTRGHVLSDVGFIHASHPHQVSRVAAHVHGDDPEDLVVLVIDPSAVRADGVEIREEDGGAGELFPHIYGAIRPAWVVEARPARFEDESFAW; encoded by the coding sequence ATGCCACTGCTCCACATCGCCCACCGCTCCGACTGGGAGGCCGCCGAGCGCAGCGGCTCCTACGAGATCTCCACACGCGGCCACGTGCTCTCGGACGTGGGGTTCATCCACGCCTCGCACCCTCACCAGGTCTCACGTGTGGCCGCGCACGTCCACGGAGACGACCCCGAGGACCTCGTGGTGCTGGTGATCGACCCCTCGGCGGTGCGCGCCGACGGAGTCGAGATCCGCGAGGAGGACGGCGGCGCCGGCGAGCTCTTTCCTCACATCTACGGCGCCATCAGACCCGCATGGGTGGTCGAGGCGCGGCCGGCGCGGTTCGAGGACGAGTCGTTCGCCTGGTAG
- a CDS encoding class I SAM-dependent methyltransferase, with translation MTHATSFGAAAGDYQRGRPGYSADAVAWLLPSSPRRVLDLGAGTGKLTALVVEAAPDVVAIDPDPAMLETLAAALPQVATAVGTAESIPLPDASVDAVAVGQAWHWFDVDAASTEVARVLRPGGTLGLVWNIRDSREPWVARLGEAMRGSAAEQLIEGAGPRVGAALTGLEHATWEWARGMSADDVRAMARSRSHYIVGDDAYRAQVDRDVEAVLAGLPDRAGVVSLPYVTHAFRAHRP, from the coding sequence ATGACTCATGCGACCTCGTTCGGCGCCGCAGCGGGGGACTACCAGCGCGGCCGGCCCGGCTACAGCGCCGATGCGGTGGCGTGGCTGCTGCCGTCGTCGCCCCGGCGCGTGCTCGACCTGGGCGCCGGCACCGGGAAGCTCACGGCGCTGGTGGTGGAGGCTGCGCCCGACGTCGTCGCGATCGACCCCGACCCGGCGATGCTCGAGACGCTCGCAGCTGCGCTGCCTCAGGTGGCTACCGCGGTAGGGACTGCGGAGTCGATTCCTCTCCCTGACGCCTCGGTCGACGCGGTCGCGGTGGGACAGGCGTGGCATTGGTTCGACGTCGACGCCGCGTCGACGGAGGTCGCGCGAGTCCTGCGACCTGGGGGCACCCTCGGGCTGGTGTGGAACATCCGCGACAGCCGCGAGCCATGGGTCGCGAGGCTGGGAGAGGCGATGCGCGGCTCCGCAGCGGAGCAGCTCATCGAGGGAGCGGGGCCGCGCGTCGGCGCGGCGCTGACCGGCCTCGAGCACGCGACGTGGGAGTGGGCGCGCGGCATGAGCGCCGATGACGTGCGCGCGATGGCGCGCTCGCGAAGCCACTACATCGTGGGCGACGACGCGTACCGGGCCCAGGTCGACCGTGACGTCGAGGCCGTGCTGGCGGGGCTCCCGGACCGTGCCGGTGTCGTATCCCTGCCGTATGTCACGCACGCCTTTCGCGCGCATCGGCCGTAG